In one Actinomycetota bacterium genomic region, the following are encoded:
- a CDS encoding CoA-transferase, with protein MPTDPMERLARLSDRATHIARGPVKATTLSGAIRRHVKPGSHVHLTSGLNRPQASVYEVLRAFRGRRMRLTLSCMSLAGPYVLLVTEGLVSKAICAFHGDTLPTPGPNPMLQQAYAEGRFELSSWSILSFTQRLLAGALQLPWMPTNSLAGSSLVHDPDVLTAGAAVAYRGEGPGPESDGVTAVRALVPDVALVHAPAADRYGNVLLGAPFGDHCLGAWAATQGAIVTVERIVDPEVVAAHSSQMRLPAEIVLAVCEAPFGAHPGPLFAGGVSDVVEPYAEDVEFVTAFRKACRDPQAIDEWQHTWVDDGHAAYLSALGTDRLARLRGRAQLGSWRDDILTSGSVFRADEARDTERAVIAGARVLCERVRERGLETVLAGVGLSNLSAWLARTKLAADGIPVQLMVELGMYGYVPAPGDPLLVSNRAAATATGLGGVMDILGLGLARTASAGIIGAGQVDRHGHVNSSRTASGKLLVGSGGSNDVASLCRDVVVVCTQSRQRFVRDVAYVTAPGSRVGSVATQHGVLTKDPSSGELVLTHVWGPVKEGVREATANCGWELRAARRVERLAEPTRTELELVRGWDPSELYLG; from the coding sequence ATGCCGACGGACCCCATGGAGAGGCTCGCGCGTCTCTCCGACCGCGCCACCCACATCGCTCGGGGGCCCGTGAAGGCGACGACGCTGTCCGGCGCGATCCGCCGGCACGTCAAGCCCGGCTCCCACGTCCACCTCACCTCGGGGCTGAACCGTCCGCAGGCGTCCGTGTACGAGGTGCTGCGGGCCTTCCGCGGCCGGCGCATGAGGCTGACCCTGTCGTGCATGTCGCTGGCCGGCCCGTACGTCCTGCTCGTCACGGAGGGCCTGGTCTCGAAGGCCATCTGCGCCTTCCACGGCGACACCCTCCCGACGCCGGGCCCGAACCCGATGCTGCAGCAGGCGTATGCCGAGGGCAGGTTCGAACTCTCCTCCTGGTCGATCCTCTCGTTCACGCAGAGGCTGCTCGCCGGGGCGCTGCAGCTCCCGTGGATGCCGACGAACTCGCTGGCCGGCTCGTCGCTGGTCCACGACCCGGACGTGCTGACCGCCGGCGCCGCGGTGGCCTACCGGGGGGAGGGTCCGGGACCGGAGTCGGACGGCGTCACGGCCGTCCGCGCTCTCGTCCCAGACGTCGCTCTCGTGCACGCGCCGGCCGCGGACCGGTACGGCAACGTCCTCCTCGGCGCCCCGTTCGGCGACCACTGCCTGGGGGCGTGGGCCGCCACGCAGGGAGCGATCGTGACGGTGGAGCGGATCGTCGACCCGGAGGTCGTGGCCGCGCACTCGTCGCAGATGCGTCTCCCAGCCGAGATCGTGCTGGCGGTCTGCGAGGCACCGTTCGGCGCCCATCCGGGTCCGCTGTTCGCCGGCGGGGTGTCCGACGTGGTGGAGCCGTACGCGGAGGACGTCGAGTTCGTCACCGCATTCCGGAAGGCGTGCCGCGACCCACAAGCGATCGACGAGTGGCAGCACACGTGGGTGGACGACGGACACGCCGCGTACCTGTCCGCGCTCGGGACGGACCGCCTCGCCCGCCTCCGCGGCCGGGCTCAGCTCGGATCCTGGCGGGACGACATCCTGACGTCCGGGTCGGTCTTCCGGGCCGACGAGGCCCGGGACACGGAGCGCGCGGTGATAGCGGGGGCACGGGTGCTGTGCGAGCGGGTCCGGGAGCGTGGCCTGGAGACGGTCCTGGCCGGGGTCGGTCTGTCCAACCTGTCCGCCTGGCTCGCCCGGACCAAGCTCGCCGCCGACGGGATCCCGGTCCAGCTCATGGTCGAGCTCGGGATGTACGGCTACGTGCCGGCGCCGGGGGACCCGCTGCTCGTGTCGAACCGGGCGGCCGCCACCGCCACGGGGCTGGGCGGCGTGATGGACATCCTCGGGCTCGGGCTCGCCCGGACCGCGTCGGCGGGGATCATAGGCGCCGGACAGGTCGACCGCCACGGGCACGTGAACTCGTCGCGGACGGCCTCCGGGAAGCTGCTCGTCGGATCCGGGGGCTCGAACGACGTCGCTTCGCTGTGCCGCGACGTGGTCGTCGTCTGCACCCAGAGCAGGCAGCGGTTCGTCCGCGACGTCGCCTATGTGACCGCTCCCGGGAGCCGGGTCGGCAGCGTGGCCACCCAGCACGGCGTCCTCACGAAGGACCCGTCCTCCGGCGAGCTCGTGCTCACCCACGTCTGGGGGCCGGTGAAGGAGGGGGTCAGGGAGGCGACCGCGAACTGTGGTTGGGAACTCCGCGCAGCGCGGCGGGTGGAACGGCTCGCCGAACCCACCCGCACGGAGCTCGAGCTGGTCAGAGGGTGGGACCCGTCCGAGCTCTACCTCGGTTAG
- a CDS encoding amidohydrolase family protein has translation MARIWCGRLLTPDTILSPAVVETSDGLIREVREPEPGERHDLRLEGTVLPAYVDLQVNGMGSHSVADADPRALGAISEALLAAGVTAWLPTIVTCPEPDRIAALDAVAEARTARGRGARILGAHLEGPWISPARAGAHRVGWVCEPVAEVVERSLTRHEGLVRLVTFAPEVAGASDLLGEVLRAGAVASLGHTNADHAQASAAIAAGARMATHLFNAMRPPHHRDPGIVGAVLDDALVTASLICDGVHLHDVMVRLAFRAKGWERMALVSDAVATRPDGTLRADALAGSRSTLGEGVSNAVRAWVPLEQAAAAASLVPSRLLGVARGRAQPGSAADLVMVDDAARPVATVMDGALAWER, from the coding sequence ATGGCCCGGATCTGGTGCGGGCGGCTGCTCACCCCGGACACCATCCTCTCCCCTGCCGTCGTCGAGACCTCGGACGGCCTGATCCGAGAGGTGCGCGAACCCGAGCCGGGGGAGCGCCACGACCTTCGGCTCGAGGGGACCGTGCTCCCCGCCTACGTGGACCTCCAGGTGAACGGGATGGGCTCCCACTCGGTCGCCGACGCGGACCCCCGGGCCCTGGGAGCCATCTCCGAAGCGCTGCTCGCCGCCGGGGTCACCGCCTGGCTCCCGACCATCGTGACGTGCCCCGAGCCGGACAGGATCGCCGCGCTCGATGCGGTGGCGGAGGCACGCACCGCCCGGGGCCGCGGAGCGCGGATCCTCGGCGCCCACCTCGAGGGACCCTGGATCTCACCGGCCCGAGCCGGGGCACACCGCGTGGGATGGGTCTGCGAACCCGTGGCCGAGGTCGTGGAACGGAGCCTGACCCGCCACGAGGGGCTGGTCCGGCTCGTGACGTTCGCTCCCGAGGTCGCGGGCGCGTCCGACCTACTCGGGGAGGTCCTCCGGGCGGGCGCCGTCGCGTCGCTCGGACACACCAACGCCGACCACGCCCAGGCGTCGGCAGCGATCGCGGCGGGGGCACGCATGGCGACCCACCTCTTCAACGCGATGCGTCCCCCACACCACCGCGACCCCGGCATCGTGGGAGCCGTCCTCGACGACGCGCTCGTGACCGCGAGCCTCATCTGCGACGGCGTCCATCTGCACGACGTGATGGTCCGTCTCGCGTTCCGCGCGAAGGGATGGGAGCGGATGGCGCTGGTGTCCGACGCGGTGGCCACCCGTCCGGACGGCACCCTGCGCGCGGACGCGCTCGCCGGGAGCCGGTCCACGCTGGGCGAAGGGGTGTCCAACGCCGTCCGGGCCTGGGTGCCACTGGAGCAGGCGGCCGCCGCGGCGAGCCTCGTCCCGTCGCGCCTGCTGGGCGTTGCCCGGGGCCGGGCTCAACCCGGCTCCGCGGCCGATCTCGTCATGGTCGACGACGCGGCGCGGCCGGTGGCGACCGTGATGGACGGCGCGCTCGCCTGGGAGCGCTAG
- a CDS encoding cation:proton antiporter, with protein MHATEVLYELFLIFLLARIAGELMTRIHQPPVIGELLVGALIGPKALGLIHGESEALAAIAELGVVFLLFEVGLENRFSDLRRVGTTAAAVALSGVITPMLLGFLLMNSVFGSGRSVSLFVGAALVATSVGVTARVLADLGLIREIESRVILGAAVIDDVLGLLILAVVSGTAQGGLSAVKVVVLIAEAAFFLVFLATVGTRLMRRHGSLIDRVRLADGPFAVGVIICLGLAALAGTIGLAAIVGAFLAGMVLAETREQFALEERIRPLTNFLAPFFFVLTGTAVDVRSLGNPRVIGIGGAVLAVAIAAKLIPCGLAALKLGRRSALIVGTGMVPRGEVGIIVAAIGLRAGALPDDVYSIIVAMSILTTLIVPPALRVLFKDRLVPQAPTIGEITDEHVPAGPPPEDR; from the coding sequence ATGCACGCGACCGAGGTCCTGTACGAACTCTTCCTCATCTTCCTGCTCGCCCGCATCGCCGGTGAGCTGATGACCCGCATCCACCAACCGCCCGTGATCGGCGAGCTCTTGGTGGGTGCGCTTATCGGGCCCAAGGCCCTCGGGCTCATCCACGGAGAGAGCGAGGCGCTCGCCGCCATCGCCGAGCTGGGCGTCGTCTTCCTGCTGTTCGAGGTCGGGCTCGAGAATCGGTTCTCCGACCTGAGACGCGTCGGGACCACCGCGGCGGCCGTCGCGCTCAGCGGGGTGATCACGCCCATGCTCCTGGGCTTCCTGCTGATGAACTCCGTCTTCGGGTCGGGGCGGTCCGTCTCGTTGTTCGTCGGCGCGGCGCTCGTCGCCACCAGCGTGGGGGTGACGGCCCGGGTGCTGGCGGACCTCGGGCTGATCCGGGAGATCGAGTCACGCGTGATCCTGGGGGCGGCGGTGATCGACGACGTCCTGGGGCTGCTGATCCTCGCCGTCGTGTCCGGGACCGCGCAGGGTGGACTCTCGGCGGTCAAGGTGGTCGTGCTCATCGCGGAGGCCGCCTTCTTCCTCGTCTTCCTGGCCACGGTCGGCACCCGGCTGATGCGGCGCCACGGGTCGCTGATCGACCGGGTCCGGCTCGCGGACGGACCGTTCGCGGTCGGCGTGATCATCTGTCTGGGCCTCGCCGCGCTCGCCGGGACCATCGGGCTCGCCGCCATCGTGGGCGCGTTCCTGGCCGGCATGGTCCTCGCCGAGACGCGCGAGCAGTTCGCCCTGGAGGAGCGGATCCGGCCGTTGACGAACTTCCTCGCCCCCTTCTTCTTCGTGCTGACGGGGACCGCCGTCGACGTGCGCTCCCTCGGGAACCCCCGGGTGATCGGGATCGGCGGGGCCGTCCTGGCGGTCGCGATCGCCGCCAAGCTGATCCCGTGCGGGCTCGCCGCCCTGAAGCTCGGCCGGCGCAGCGCCCTCATCGTCGGGACCGGGATGGTGCCCCGCGGGGAGGTCGGCATCATCGTGGCCGCGATCGGGCTGCGCGCGGGCGCGCTGCCGGACGACGTCTACTCGATCATCGTGGCCATGTCGATCCTCACCACGCTGATCGTCCCCCCGGCGCTGCGCGTGCTGTTCAAGGACCGCCTCGTCCCTCAGGCTCCGACCATCGGCGAGATCACCGACGAGCACGTGCCGGCGGGTCCGCCCCCCGAGGACCGGTGA
- a CDS encoding Mrp/NBP35 family ATP-binding protein, producing the protein MAVPGGPMAGAPQRSFDQLDRVAVVGICSGKGGVGKSTTTTNLAAALASRGHKVGVLDADIWGFSIPRMFGLRGQRPEPFEDRIAPLERDGVKVISIGFFLEREEESVVWRGPMLHKAIEQFLGDVHWGDIEYLLIDLPPGTGDISISLVTFVPEMGAVVVTTPQPVAQKVAERAGNMFTEKARLKVLGVVENMSGDVFGHGGGQELADTFGVPLLASVPLDPALRQASDEGTPFVWAQPDHPISQQFLSAADHLARFRPRRRLQISPR; encoded by the coding sequence ATGGCAGTCCCCGGCGGCCCCATGGCGGGCGCCCCCCAACGGAGCTTCGACCAGCTCGACCGCGTAGCGGTCGTCGGCATCTGCTCGGGCAAGGGCGGGGTAGGCAAGTCGACCACCACCACGAACCTCGCCGCCGCCCTCGCCTCCCGCGGGCACAAGGTCGGGGTGCTCGACGCGGACATCTGGGGTTTCTCCATCCCGAGGATGTTCGGGTTGCGCGGCCAGCGTCCGGAGCCCTTCGAGGACAGGATCGCTCCTCTCGAGCGTGACGGCGTGAAGGTGATCTCGATCGGGTTCTTCCTGGAGCGCGAGGAGGAGTCGGTCGTGTGGCGCGGCCCGATGCTGCACAAGGCGATCGAGCAGTTCCTCGGAGACGTCCACTGGGGCGATATCGAGTACCTGCTGATCGACCTGCCTCCGGGCACGGGCGACATCTCGATCTCGCTGGTCACGTTCGTCCCGGAGATGGGCGCGGTCGTCGTCACCACCCCGCAGCCGGTCGCGCAGAAGGTGGCCGAGCGCGCGGGGAACATGTTCACCGAGAAGGCCCGACTGAAGGTGCTCGGGGTCGTCGAGAACATGTCCGGCGACGTGTTCGGGCACGGCGGCGGCCAGGAGCTCGCCGACACCTTCGGGGTGCCGCTCCTCGCCTCGGTCCCCCTCGATCCCGCGCTGCGTCAGGCGTCCGACGAGGGGACCCCGTTCGTCTGGGCCCAGCCCGACCACCCGATCAGCCAGCAGTTCCTCAGCGCCGCGGACCACCTCGCCCGGTTCCGGCCGCGGCGACGCCTGCAGATCAGCCCGCGCTGA
- a CDS encoding TIGR03619 family F420-dependent LLM class oxidoreductase: protein MKVGVALPHYGRDVSLARVTEIAVECERLGFDSVWISDHLVFDLAKYGGTPEPIGSLEALSTLSVLAEATHRVRLGTLVLCNEFRHPALVAKQAAVIDRASGGRLELGIGAGWYEPEFAMFGFALPRPAVRLARLEEAIQVIRGLLSGRPFTFEGRHYRVTDAVALPAPEGPVPIWVGGKGDRTIGIAARLADGWNGAWFQEVDAYMERASKLGDADVLRSVAQYARGSAQEMTDRLAPFAELGVDHAIVSFSSVPFGLDDPDDIARFAQDVLPHVRG from the coding sequence GTGAAGGTCGGGGTCGCGCTCCCGCACTACGGCCGGGACGTCTCCCTCGCCCGGGTGACCGAGATAGCCGTGGAGTGCGAGCGACTCGGTTTCGATTCGGTCTGGATCTCCGACCACCTGGTGTTCGACCTCGCCAAGTACGGGGGCACGCCCGAGCCCATCGGCTCCCTCGAGGCCCTATCGACGCTCTCGGTCCTGGCGGAGGCGACCCACCGGGTCCGGCTGGGGACCCTCGTGCTCTGCAACGAGTTCCGCCACCCCGCCCTCGTGGCGAAGCAGGCCGCCGTGATCGACCGCGCCTCGGGGGGGCGGCTCGAGCTCGGGATCGGAGCCGGTTGGTACGAGCCCGAGTTCGCGATGTTCGGGTTCGCCCTCCCGCGTCCGGCCGTGAGGTTGGCCAGGCTCGAGGAGGCGATCCAGGTGATCCGCGGCCTGCTGTCCGGCAGACCCTTCACCTTCGAGGGCCGGCACTACCGGGTGACCGATGCCGTCGCGCTTCCCGCCCCCGAGGGACCGGTCCCGATCTGGGTGGGAGGCAAGGGAGACCGGACGATCGGCATCGCCGCCCGCCTGGCCGACGGCTGGAACGGTGCCTGGTTCCAGGAGGTGGACGCCTACATGGAGCGGGCGTCGAAGCTCGGCGATGCGGACGTCCTCCGATCGGTCGCGCAGTACGCGCGCGGGTCCGCGCAGGAGATGACGGACCGCCTGGCTCCCTTCGCGGAGCTGGGGGTCGACCACGCCATCGTCTCGTTCTCGAGCGTTCCGTTCGGGCTCGACGACCCCGACGACATCGCGCGCTTCGCGCAGGACGTCCTCCCGCACGTGCGCGGCTAG
- the tatA gene encoding twin-arginine translocase TatA/TatE family subunit: MGRIGPTELLIVLVIILVLFGAGRLPKLARSMREARDEFEKGRDEDRAATNGEKP, translated from the coding sequence ATGGGACGCATCGGCCCGACCGAGCTCCTCATCGTCCTCGTCATCATCCTCGTCCTGTTCGGCGCCGGCCGCCTGCCCAAGCTCGCCCGCTCGATGCGGGAGGCCCGCGACGAGTTCGAGAAGGGGCGGGACGAGGACAGGGCGGCGACGAACGGCGAGAAGCCCTGA